A section of the Humulus lupulus chromosome 2, drHumLupu1.1, whole genome shotgun sequence genome encodes:
- the LOC133818431 gene encoding uncharacterized protein LOC133818431 translates to MALQAGMSSSKVLVLVGAGLTGSIILRSGRLSDLIVQLQEILATVNEAEISPKYDSEIIAAQIRQLAQEIRELTLTRPVNIFNGNSSSSGSYASYIMPAAAIGAVGYCYMWMKGWSFSDVMFVTKHNMANAVATVSKQLEDAYEAVAATRRHLTKRIESLNGKLEEEKETTQLISNDVNKVMSNVSQIGVDVEIIRQIMSEMEGRLEIFETKQDVTNLGLWHLCQAAEGFQDRVDVKPIQDVCAKPAKNSAIKFEEKSLKGLQFLTEGKEPNTVKKLTKSMDKDNALNNFLGEKVPLKKTSIHRSYPVGISLTRDFLGSVL, encoded by the exons GTTTGACGGGTTCGATTATATTGAGGAGTGGGCGATTATCTGATCTAATCGTGCAGCTACAGGAAATACTCGCTACTGTAAATGAAGCTGAGATATCTCCCAAGTACGATAGTGAGATTATTGCAGCTCAG ATTCGGCAATTGGCACAAGAGATCAGAGAGTTAACATTAACTCGTCCTGTAAATATCTTCAATGGGAATTCATCATCTAGTG GGAGTTATGCGTCTTACATAATGCCAGCTGCCGCAATTGGTGCAGTAGGATATTGTTACATGTGGATGAAG GGCTGGTCATTTTCTGATGTAATGTTTGTGACAAAGCATAATATGGCAAATGCTGTTGCAACTGTGTCAAAACAATTAGAAGATGCATATGAAGCTGTAGCT GCTACAAGAAGGCATCTAACTAAGAGGATTGAAAGCTTGAATGGGAAGCTGGAGGAGGAAAAAGAAACAACTCAGCTAATTTCAAATGAT GTGAATAAAGTGATGTCAAATGTTTCTCAAATTGGGGTTGATGTTGAAATAATTCGTCAAATAATGTCAGAGATG GAAGGGAGACTCGAGATTTTTGAGACCAAACAG GATGTGACTAACTTAGGTCTGTGGCATCTATGCCAAGCAGCTGAAGGTTTCCAAGATAGAGTGGATGTTAAACCTATACAG GATGTGTGTGCAAAGCCAGCCAAGAATTCTGCAATAAAATTTGAGGAGAAATCACTCAAG GGCCTTCAATTTCTTACTGAAGGTAAGGAGCCAAATACCGTCAAGAAATTGACGAAAAGCATGGATAAAGATAATGCACTCAACAACTTCCTTGGGGAAAAGGTACCACTAAAGAAAACAAGTATACATAGATCATATCCTGTTGGTATTTCTTTGACGAGAGACTTTTTAGGCTCTGTTCTGTGA